A region of Triplophysa dalaica isolate WHDGS20190420 unplaced genomic scaffold, ASM1584641v1 Contig7, whole genome shotgun sequence DNA encodes the following proteins:
- the LOC130417006 gene encoding putative nuclease HARBI1 yields the protein MFVVDLLRDAITSPTRRHNAITPEKKVITTLRYLATGKMQQCSSDDLGLSQSSVSRVITQTLTALSQPNIVTQFVSFPLDARTLHTHKRAFMDIAGFPGVVGVIDGTHVRIIAPSEDEAVFVNRKNFHSINVQIVFNAACKILDIVAKWPGSTHDARILSESGIRQLFERRYVPANCHLLGDSGYPCKPWLLTPYLKPHQGPQLNYNRAHKTTRAVVERGVGQLKRRFHVLHGEVRLRPEKVSKVIIACAILHNICKVRQIAEPLEDGDEDEDEDNDEDGGMLTEQVLKMGMVFDPPGYPE from the exons ATGTTTGTGGTGGACCTCCTTAGAGATGCAATTACATCACCAACTCGACGCCACAACGCTATTACACCGGAGAAGAAAGTAATCACAACCCTGAGGTATTTGGCAACAGGGAAAATGCAACAATGCAGCAGTGATGACTTGGGTCTGTCCCAATCCTCCGTCAGCAGAGTCATCACCCAAACACTGACAGCTTTGTCACAACCTAATATTGTGACACAATTTGTTTCATTCCCGCTGGATGCCCGcactttacacacacataaaaggGCATTTATGGACATTGCAGGATTCCCTGGCGTTGTGGGTGTAATTGATGGAACACATGTGAGAATAATTGCGCCATCAGAGGACGAGGCAGTCTTTGTTAACAGGAAGAATTTCCACAGCATCAATGTGCAAATAGTGTTCAATGCGGCCTGTAAGATTTTGGACATTGTGGCTAAATGGCCAGGCTCCACACATGATGCGAGAATACTCTCTGAGAGTGGCATCAGACAGCTTTTTGAGAGACGCTATGTGCCAGCTAATTGCCACTTGTTAGGGGACAGTGGCTACCCATGCAAACCATGGCTCCTTACACCTTACCTCAAGCCACACCAAGGGCCCCAATTAAACTATAACAG GGCCCACAAGACAACAAGAGCGGTGGTGGAGCGTGGCGTAGGCCAGCTTAAGAGGCGCTTTCATGTTCTCCACGGAGAGGTGCGGCTGAGGCCTGAAAAAGTCAGCAAAGTCATCATAGCCTGTgcaatattacacaatatttgcaAGGTTAGACAAATTGCAGAACCTCTGGAGGATGGcgatgaggatgaggatgaagaCAACGATGAGGATGGTG GGATGCTGACGGAGCAGGTGCTTAAGATGGGAATGGTGTTTGATCCGCCGGGCTATCCTGAGTAG